In Labrus bergylta chromosome 11, fLabBer1.1, whole genome shotgun sequence, one genomic interval encodes:
- the LOC136180475 gene encoding spectrin beta chain, non-erythrocytic 1-like, with translation MANASPDLDNADAQRQLNNNNRPIGSGFWETECTSSKLFECSRIKALADERDAVQKKTFTKWVNSHLSRVSCRISDLYNDLKDGYMLTRLLEVLSGELLPRPTRGRMRIHYLENVDKALQFLKEQRVHLENVGSHDIVDGNHRLTLGLIWTIILRFQVKSNTCKSPCYV, from the exons ATGGCTAATGCCTCCCCAGACCTGGACAACGCGGATGCCCAGCGCCagctcaacaacaacaaccgaCCAATCGGCTCCGGGTTCTGGGAAACTGAGTGCACCAGCTCCAAACTGTTTGAGTGCTCCCGCATTAAGGCCTTGGCAG ATGAACGAGATGCGGTGCAGAAGAAGACTTTCACCAAGTGGGTTAACTCCCATCTGTCCAGAGTTTCCTGCCGTATATCTGACTTATACAACGACCTGAAGGATGGATACATGCTCACCAGACTCCTGGAGGTCCTCAGTGGAGAGCTCCTG CCGAGGCCCACACGGGGGCGTATGCGTATCCACTACCTGGAGAACGTTGATAAAGCCCTGCAGTTCCTTAAAGAGCAGAGGGTTCACCTGGAAAACGTCGGTTCACATGACATTGTGGATGGAAACCACCGCCTCACCCTTGGCCTTATCTGGACCATCATCCTACGCTTCCAGGTAAAAAGCAACACATGCAAATCACCTTGTTATGTTTAG